A DNA window from Ornithodoros turicata isolate Travis chromosome 10, ASM3712646v1, whole genome shotgun sequence contains the following coding sequences:
- the LOC135369833 gene encoding transforming growth factor-beta-induced protein ig-h3-like: MSIACVHRIADMKAVLFALFLVKACAFPNMDYLGKQAALLPFFNSVPGTFDDFGQTTHTIAKLTGVLPERQWKNESFRRTNLFETAKRLNLTKLVEAIIQAGIERVLDHEGPFTLFGPTNEAFADAPEYCSNVPLKEIIKTHVVRGAWKTSDLKNNMQLDSISEGRKVRINKYQHNNKTTASGQVISGPNNIASNGVLHVLSGVMCSMYKGGAIYELSRCPSFSVFTRLVARANLSSSIDNRGPLTLFAPVNRAFDKLSPAIVKELTSNVTLLREVLLHHIVPDTWYTAGMYDGQKLKTLHGDKLSVSFSNIVYVNNATIVLPDATVSNGVVQSVDAVLLPKMLRKHSAYTVGLSEQSVSLV, translated from the exons ATGTCCATAGCTTGCGTCCATCGCATCGCAGACATGAAGGCCGTACTTTTCGCACTTTTTCTCGTCAAAGCATGTGCTTTCCCGAACATGGATTACTTGGGGAAGCAAGCTGCCCTGCTTCCTTTTTTTAACTCCGTACCGGGAACATTTGACGACTTTGGACAAACTACGCACACGATTGCAAAGCTTACGGGAGTGCTTCCCGAAAGGCAGTGGAAGAACGAATCTTTCAGGAGAACAAATTTGTTTGAAACCGCAAAGAGACTCAATCTCACGAAGCTCGTCGAAGCCATTATTCAAGCTGGCATCGAGAGGGTTCTGGATCACGAAG GTCCGTTTACTTTGTTTGGACCTACGAACGAAGCCTTTGCCGATGCCCCCGAGTACTGTTCAAATGTGCCCTTGAAAGAAATCATCAAGACTCACGTTGTAAGGGGTGCATGGAAAACTTCCGACTTAAAAAATAACATGCAGCTGGATAGCATATCGGAAGGGAGGAAAGTCAGGATCAACAAATATCAGCACAACAAC AAAACAACGGCATCGGGACAAGTGATATCTGGCCCAAACAACATCGCGTCCAACGGAGTTCTGCATGTCTTGTCGGGTGTCATGTGCTCCATGTACAAAGGAGGCGCGATATATGAACTTAGTCGCTGCCCGTCGTTCAGCGTCTTTACAAGATTGGTTGCCAGGGCCAACTTAAGCAGCAGTATTGACA acaGAGGCCCACTCACCCTGTTTGCGCCCGTGAACAGAGCATTCGACAAATTAAGCCCCGCGATCGTGAAGGAACTGACCAGCAACGTCACTCTGCTCAGAG AGGTTCTGCTGCACCACATTGTACCGGACACGTGGTATACTGCGGGAATGTATGATGGACAGAAGCTGAAGACCTTGCATGGAGACAAGCTATCTGTCTCATTTAGCA ACATCGTCTACGTGAACAACGCAACGATAGTCTTGCCTGATGCCACTGTCAGCAACGGAGTTGTCCAGTCAGTCGATGCTGTTCTTCTCCCGAAAATGCTGAGGAAGCATAGTGCTTACACTGTTGGGTTAAGTGAACAATCCGTCAGCCTTGTGTGA
- the LOC135369832 gene encoding transmembrane and coiled-coil domain-containing protein 4-like, with protein MLVIGSGYKVLDGGSTVESAVMADEIGVEADEAHTLPQTSQHRLSRPLQTTLGDAGLYSYCAICALSLHDLFPDEWDREFCEKCISQLICHLGLPPQVKHVMEALMKGEGGELEPFIHVLKEEPGLNGNCLRVVEDLILFAVQGGVYDARMRVFIFYVAWRLRVSRSLVEMYEESVVEMLSQEVHEQSEEERKEIAKRKRNKKIKRFLMIGLATVGGGAVIGLTGGLAAPFVAAGAGAIIGGAGAAALGSATGIAVIGSLIGIAGAGLTGYKMKKRVGDIEEFAFDTLTEGKELHIALAISGWLSEEDPNALKKPWRTLLHSREQYCLRYESAYLLELGHAIDYLFSFAVSMAAQEALKYTILSGLITAITWPATLVMVAGVIDNPWGVCNRRSAEVGRHLADILIARHQGKRPVTLIGFSLGARVIFYCLKEMAKRKGCEGIIEDAILLGAPVPAHREEWAPMARVVSGRLVNGYCRGDWLLKFLHRTSSATLKIAGLQAIRWNNRRMFNVDLSDVVSGHTDYSKKMDIILKAVGIQTCDDVSDLDPSMRKSRSYAPERVEVLNGNELHRSKSDTYLLGKWQQRRVSVANLSPGDRLLGCSLESVLSHTSSAFSSPAATPWSPRAFLNSTQLLLKPRLSQRDDDTTSGVASTADSWDWSVCDEEEHTTKPHVTLQGPK; from the exons ATGTTAGTAATAGGTTCAGGTTATAAGGTATTGGATGGGGGCAGCACCGTGGAATCAGCTGTCATGGCTGACGAGATCGGAGTTGAAGCGGACGAAGCTCATACACTACCACAGA CATCACAGCACCGCCTTTCAAGACCACTTCAGACAACCCTTGGGGATGCCGGTCTCTACTCATACTGTGCCATTTGTGCCCTCTCACTCCATGACCTCTTTCCAGATGAGTGGGATAG GGAATTTTGTGAGAAATGCATTTCACAGCTCATCTGTCACCTAGGGCTTCCTCCTCAG GTGAAGCATGTTATGGAAGCACTAATGAAAGGGGAAGGTGGAGAATTGGAGCCATTTATTCATGTACTGAAAGAAGAGCCTGGTCTCAATGGCAACTGCTTACGGGTCGTGGAGGATTTGATCCTGTTTGCAGTGCAGGGAG GAGTATACGATGCTCGAATGCGCGTGTTCATCTTCTACGTTGCCTGGAGGCTAAGAGTATCCAGGTCACTGGTGGAGATGTATGAGGAGTCTGTGGTCGAGATGCTGTCCCAGGAAGTACATGAGCAGAGCGA GGAGGAACGAAAAGAAATTGccaaacgaaaacgaaacaagAAGATAAAGAGGTTCCTCATGATTGGTCTTGCCACCGTGGGAGGAGGAGCAGTTATAG GGTTGACAGGAGGTCTGGCAGCACCTTTTGTGGCTGCTGGGGCAGGGGCTATCATTGGAGGCGCTGGGGCTGCAGCGTTGGGTTCGGCGACTGGCATTGCAGTCATAGGATCTCTTATAGGAATTGCTGGAGCTGGACTCACAG GTTACAAAATGAAAAAACGTGTGGGTGACATCGAAGAGTTTGCATTTGACACTCTCACAGAAGGAAAGGAGCTTCACATAGCCTTAGCCATATCAGGATGGCTTTCCGAAGAAGACCCAA ATGCGCTAAAGAAGCCATGGCGAACATTATTACACTCTCGCGAGCAGTACTGTTTGCGCTACGAGTCAGCCTATCTTCTCGAACTGGGTCACGCTATCGACTACCTGTTCAGCTTTGCTGTGTCTATGGCTGCTCAAGAGGCACTAAAATATACAATTTTATCTG GTTTGATAACGGCCATCACGTGGCCTGCTACTCTAGTCATGGTTGCCGGAGTCATAGACAACCCATGGGGAGTGTGCAACCGCAGGTCAGCTGAAGTGGGGAGGCACTTGGCAGACATCCTCATTGCAAGGCATCAG GGGAAGAGACCGGTCACCCTAATTGGGTTCAGCCTAGGGGCACGAGTCATTTTCTACTGTCTGAAGGAGATGGCAAAAAGGAAAG GATGTGAAGGAATCATAGAAGATGCCATTCTACTGGGAGCCCCTGTGCCAGCCCATAGAGAAGAATGGGCACCGATGGCACGAGTCGTTAGTGGACGACTTGTTAATGGTTACTGCAG AGGAGACTGGCTGCTGAAGTTCCTACACAGAACCTCTTCTGCCACGTTGAAGATAGCAGGACTACAGGCAATTCGGTGGAACAACCGAAGGATGTTCAACGTGGACTTAAGTGATGTT GTATCTGGTCATACAGACTATTCCAAAAAGATGGATATCATCCTGAAAGCAGTGGGCATCCAGACTTGTGATGATGTATCAGACTTAGATCCGAGCATGCGCAAGTCGAGATCGTATGCCCCTGAGAGAGTGGAGGTGCTCAATGGAAATGAGCTACATCGGTCTAAGTCTGACACATATCTCCTTGGCAAATGGCAACAACGG AGGGTGTCAGTTGCGAACTTGTCACCCGGGGATCGTCTGCTCGGTTGCTCGCTGGAGAGCGTGCTCAGCCATACAAGCTCTGCGTTCAGTAGCCCAGCAGCAACACCCTGGTCACCGAGGGCTTTTCTCAACTCTACTCAACTTCTGCTGAAACCACGCTTGAGTCAGCGCGATGATGACACCACCAGCGGAGTTGCTTCAACCGCCGACAGCTGGGATTGGTCGGTCTGTGATGAAGAGGAGCATACCACAAAGCCTCACGTCACATTGCAAGGACCAAAGTAA